The Halostella limicola genome includes the window CGGGCGATGACCGGGGAGCCGCTCGACGAGGCGGAGTACCTCCCGCTGTTCGAGGCCGCCCGGTGGGCCCCGTCGGCGTTCAACAACCAGCACTGGCGCTTCGTCTACGCCGCCCGTGACGACGAGGAGTGGGACGACTTCCTCGGTCTGCTGAACGACGCGAACCGGGCGTGGGCCGCTGACGCCGCCGTGCTCGCCGTCATCACGTCGAAGACCACGTTCGACCACAACGGCGAACCGGCCCCCGTGCACTCGTTCGACACCGGCGCGGCCTGGGAGAACCTGGCGCTCGAAGGCGCCCGCCGCGGCCTCGCCGTCCACGCCATGGCCGGGTTCGACTACGAGCGCGCGGCCGCGGTGCTGGGCGTGCCCGAGGAGTTCGCGGTCGAGGCCATGGTCGCCGTCGGCGAGCGCGCGCCGCCGGAGACGCTCCCCGAGGAACTCCGGGAGCGCGAGGAGCCGAGCGGGCGCAAGCCGCTCGACGAGATCGTTCATCGGGGACGTTTCGAGTAGACGCCGGGTCCGCGCGGGCATCGGGAGTGGGTATAACTCCGTGTGCCACGAAATGGCACGCA containing:
- a CDS encoding nitroreductase family protein; amino-acid sequence: MQEVTRRREIRDEVTGYRDPDHDVDPLFVNRWSPRAMTGEPLDEAEYLPLFEAARWAPSAFNNQHWRFVYAARDDEEWDDFLGLLNDANRAWAADAAVLAVITSKTTFDHNGEPAPVHSFDTGAAWENLALEGARRGLAVHAMAGFDYERAAAVLGVPEEFAVEAMVAVGERAPPETLPEELREREEPSGRKPLDEIVHRGRFE